In one window of Coregonus clupeaformis isolate EN_2021a unplaced genomic scaffold, ASM2061545v1 scaf0281, whole genome shotgun sequence DNA:
- the LOC123484346 gene encoding neurexophilin-1-like, with the protein MKSEGLPRGMKSTCWCVVVLLSLISMVTSAHSSASGSSDVLKSESPKSRAKDLWTTDSSKDLSISHLLSQTFYDKNLSGLDLNYDKLEPYSKQELWDWLHNTSSLHDPRSRSKRRPIVKTGKFKKMFGWGDFHSNIKTVKLNLLITGKIVDHGNGTFSVYFRHNATGQGNVSVGLVPPTKAVEFQLQQSTVLEPKDTKLFNCRVEYEKVEKGTRKSLCSHDPSQSCPQEQTQSHVSWLCSKPFKVICIYISFYSTDYKLVQKVCPDYNYHSDTPYLPTG; encoded by the coding sequence gttacAAGTGCCCATTCATCTGCTTCTGGAAGCTCAGACGTTCTGAAGTCAGAGAGCCCAAAGTCAAGAGCTAAGGACCTCTGGACAACAGACTCCAGCAAGGACTTATCCATCAGTCACCTGCTCTCCCAGACCTTTTATGACAAGAACCTGTCTGGCCTGGATCTGAACTATGACAAGTTAGAACCGTACTCTAAACAGGAGCTATGGGACTGGCTCCACAACACCTCTAGCCTCCATGACCCTCGCTCCCGATCCAAGAGGAGACCCATCGTCAAGACGGGCAAGTTCAAGAAGATGTTCGGCTGGGGCGACTTCCACTCCAACATCAAGACAGTCAAGCTCAACCTGCTGATCACCGGGAAGATCGTAGACCACGGCAATGGCACGTTCAGCGTCTACTTCCGCCATAACGCCACGGGCCAGGGCAACGTGTCGGTGGGACTGGTGCCGCCCACCAAGGCCGTGGAGTTCCAGCTGCAGCAGTCGACGGTCCTCGAGCCCAAAGACACCAAGCTGTTCAACTGCAGGGTGGAGTATGAGAAGGTGGAGAAGGGCACCAGGAAGTCGCTGTGTTCCCACGACCCCTCACAGAGCTGCCCTCAGGAGCAGACCCAGAGCCATGTGTCCTGGCTGTGCTCCAAGCCCTTCAAAGTCATCTGTATCTACATCTCCTTCTACAGCACCGACTACAAGCTGGTGCAGAAAGTGTGTCCGGATTACAACTACCACAGCGATACTCCCTACCTCCCCACCGGGTGA